In the genome of Desulfofarcimen acetoxidans DSM 771, one region contains:
- a CDS encoding IS630 family transposase — protein sequence MDASHIRDYQGLQRAWFPKGEQKKIKTYGHHAKVTLYGALNYYTGKVFCVNYDKINAEKFKDFLKKLVSHFLKDDISKIYIVLDNARVHHAKLLKDFLDEHKDHLFLKFLPPYSPNLNCIEELWKWLKNTAIYNRFHKNASEIQKSVDSFLEEIKCCSEDVKKRLCV from the coding sequence GTGGATGCATCTCACATTAGGGACTATCAAGGTTTACAACGAGCATGGTTCCCAAAAGGTGAGCAAAAAAAGATTAAGACCTATGGACACCATGCAAAAGTTACATTATACGGTGCTTTAAACTACTATACGGGTAAAGTTTTTTGTGTAAATTATGACAAAATCAATGCAGAAAAATTCAAAGATTTTCTTAAAAAATTGGTATCACATTTTTTAAAAGATGACATTTCTAAAATTTACATTGTTCTTGATAATGCAAGAGTTCATCATGCAAAATTACTTAAAGACTTTTTAGACGAGCATAAGGATCATCTGTTTTTGAAATTTCTTCCACCCTACTCACCCAATCTGAATTGCATAGAAGAGTTATGGAAATGGTTAAAAAATACAGCTATTTATAATCGCTTTCATAAAAATGCTTCAGAAATTCAAAAATCTGTTGACTCGTTTTTAGAGGAAATCAAATGCTGTTCGGAAGATGTGAAAAAGAGACTTTGCGTTTAA
- a CDS encoding IS630 family transposase yields MRKLHLNNPQNLTIEDLNKIKRETPYKLRCRVQAVILVMKGRQAKQIAEYLDISEQTIRKYVAYFNEGGVEKLLHVSKKPGRPPRLTNEQKEEVKEVLKKSPSEVGFSTHTTWNCKTLAAYIHDTYGIKYTSDGVWRMLLKMDFRYNRPTYVLAKADPEKQKAFQDELEELKKSH; encoded by the coding sequence ATGAGGAAATTGCATTTAAACAATCCACAAAATTTAACCATTGAGGATTTGAATAAGATAAAAAGAGAAACACCATATAAACTAAGATGCAGAGTTCAAGCTGTCATTCTTGTCATGAAAGGGAGACAAGCAAAGCAGATTGCCGAATATCTTGATATAAGTGAACAAACCATAAGAAAATACGTTGCTTACTTTAATGAAGGTGGAGTTGAAAAACTGCTTCATGTATCAAAAAAACCGGGAAGACCGCCAAGGCTAACCAATGAACAAAAAGAAGAGGTCAAAGAGGTACTGAAAAAATCACCATCAGAGGTTGGTTTTAGTACCCATACTACTTGGAATTGTAAAACCCTCGCTGCTTACATTCATGATACATACGGCATTAAATATACATCAGATGGTGTTTGGCGCATGCTTCTTAAGATGGATTTTCGTTATAATCGTCCCACTTATGTATTAGCCAAAGCTGATCCGGAAAAGCAAAAAGCTTTTCAAGATGAGCTGGAAGAGTTAAAAAAATCTCACTGA
- a CDS encoding DUF6577 family protein, protein MKKDRMRLDEIRNRFGNQDSFTAQQLYSFYSEQEADLNVGTFRWRVHHLKELGIIRNLKRGIYVFESNKNFEPIVSRTLTKLYNLIRRQYPYTDISIWDTVWLHNFMIHQPAYSLIVVEVEKEAINAVFEMLREKMRNVYIYSKKNNDIDYMISSNSIIIKPYLKESPVSKNKKIVVPKIEKILVDLYFEESLFITYHGQEIYNIFENIFSKYTINITTLYRYARYRTIKENLRWFLLNQVQIDKKYL, encoded by the coding sequence ATGAAAAAGGACAGAATGAGGCTGGATGAAATAAGGAATAGATTTGGAAATCAAGACAGTTTTACAGCACAACAATTATATAGCTTTTATTCTGAACAGGAAGCTGATCTTAATGTAGGAACTTTTCGCTGGAGAGTTCATCATTTAAAAGAGCTAGGAATTATTAGGAACTTAAAAAGAGGGATATATGTTTTTGAAAGTAACAAGAACTTTGAACCTATAGTATCAAGGACTTTAACAAAACTCTACAATTTAATTAGACGTCAATATCCATACACTGATATTTCAATTTGGGATACAGTATGGTTGCATAATTTTATGATTCATCAACCTGCTTATTCATTAATCGTTGTAGAGGTTGAAAAAGAAGCAATAAATGCTGTTTTTGAAATGTTAAGAGAGAAAATGAGAAATGTGTATATATATTCTAAAAAAAACAATGATATTGATTATATGATTTCTAGTAATTCGATTATAATAAAACCATATTTGAAAGAGTCTCCTGTAAGTAAAAATAAAAAGATTGTTGTACCTAAAATTGAGAAAATATTAGTGGATTTATATTTCGAAGAATCTTTATTCATTACTTATCATGGGCAGGAAATTTATAATATATTTGAAAATATTTTTTCAAAATATACGATTAATATTACCACATTATATAGATATGCAAGATATAGAACAATTAAGGAAAATTTAAGATGGTTTTTATTAAATCAGGTACAAATAGATAAAAAATACCTTTAA
- a CDS encoding phBC6A51 family helix-turn-helix protein, producing the protein MARKYPLNLAQKRAAEILAGNDYHEMSLAQIAEHVGVSQRTLYRWKHDKAFVAYQNELAEQLMEDFVAEAYSTLKGMVRKGRSDHSRLKALELVLKNRGKLTDVHHIEAKIEDNRSNEAIEEEIEQLQKELGRLPGQ; encoded by the coding sequence ATGGCTAGAAAATACCCGCTGAACCTAGCTCAGAAGCGAGCGGCAGAAATACTCGCAGGTAACGACTACCACGAGATGTCACTGGCACAAATCGCTGAACACGTAGGAGTAAGCCAGAGAACGCTTTACCGTTGGAAGCACGACAAGGCGTTTGTGGCGTACCAAAACGAACTGGCCGAACAATTGATGGAGGACTTCGTTGCTGAGGCTTATTCTACATTAAAGGGCATGGTTCGCAAGGGCCGCTCAGACCATAGCCGTTTGAAGGCGTTAGAACTCGTGCTCAAGAATCGCGGAAAGCTAACCGATGTTCACCACATCGAGGCCAAAATCGAGGATAATCGAAGTAACGAAGCTATCGAGGAAGAAATCGAACAGCTACAGAAGGAACTTGGCCGTCTACCAGGCCAGTAA
- a CDS encoding IS1634 family transposase, translating into MDLQPILEQLAKLPPEILMKIMPKLKVEVPKADPSGAVLIGVFLARSLGIGKIIDNFIGEEYVTYEHLREDRANGSKCRVSTGLACEIMVGDMLGRNKDLTRLYKFEEACENWQVETILGIPSEKFNDDKMGRALDAINSNAKYMANVLQDIVLSASKKFGVPLNTFYNDTSSIPVSGVMEDNDKVQYGYGGLPGLKQLILNLTIASGASLPVTSSIDSGNVQGGATFERSFEKVKEITDDQEFEMIIDRGILTQDNMHLMLTNSNQKAFFIGPLKDELSKNWVLEQLNEAKKDDFATIDYRSKKEIERNLPRHYEALETKYTFKVKLEPPSEGSKNKKQLKKSKRIFATHTIRAVIYCDLNKKPKEQERRQKRITSTEDALVELNGKLNKRNLITKEACEKAVDNIFKGQPEMRRLFNVTIKLNQHNAIVMSWSKDEAIIPELEKTDGIFVLLTNHDKEKVDANELLTRYRGRNDIEISFRFLKGSLDLQQVFLRNPERVDAYCFLKVLAMLVLNLAAWLLAKNGKKMSPQKLQRELGDLTISEQRLQPIGIRHWNGTNIPNTIDVLVNLFNLPHPLELIEVINSAINFSYHIEKWFKDNFKE; encoded by the coding sequence ATGGACTTACAACCTATTTTAGAACAACTAGCTAAATTACCCCCCGAAATATTGATGAAGATAATGCCCAAATTAAAAGTAGAAGTTCCGAAGGCAGATCCCTCAGGTGCAGTACTTATCGGTGTCTTTTTAGCAAGAAGCCTGGGCATCGGTAAAATAATTGACAACTTTATAGGCGAAGAATATGTTACTTATGAGCATCTACGTGAAGACAGAGCCAACGGTTCTAAATGTCGGGTAAGTACTGGTTTGGCATGTGAAATAATGGTTGGCGACATGCTGGGCAGAAATAAAGATCTCACCCGTTTATATAAATTTGAAGAAGCTTGTGAAAACTGGCAAGTCGAAACAATACTCGGTATACCGTCCGAAAAATTTAATGATGACAAAATGGGTAGAGCCCTTGACGCTATAAACTCAAATGCAAAATATATGGCTAATGTATTGCAGGATATTGTTTTATCAGCATCCAAGAAATTTGGAGTTCCACTTAACACTTTTTACAATGACACATCCTCCATTCCAGTCTCTGGTGTTATGGAGGATAACGATAAAGTTCAATACGGGTATGGTGGTCTACCGGGTTTAAAACAATTAATCCTTAATCTTACGATAGCCTCTGGTGCATCTTTGCCGGTAACATCATCAATTGATTCCGGTAATGTTCAAGGCGGTGCGACTTTTGAGCGTTCATTCGAGAAGGTTAAAGAGATTACCGATGACCAAGAATTTGAGATGATTATTGATCGTGGTATCCTAACCCAAGATAATATGCATTTGATGCTTACTAATAGCAACCAAAAGGCCTTTTTTATAGGTCCACTCAAGGATGAGCTATCAAAAAATTGGGTCTTAGAGCAATTAAATGAGGCTAAAAAAGATGATTTTGCTACTATTGACTATCGCTCTAAGAAAGAAATAGAAAGAAATCTACCCAGACACTACGAGGCGTTAGAGACAAAATATACGTTTAAGGTAAAACTTGAGCCTCCCTCAGAGGGTAGTAAGAACAAAAAGCAACTCAAAAAAAGTAAGCGAATATTTGCGACACATACTATAAGGGCGGTTATTTATTGTGATTTAAACAAAAAACCTAAGGAACAAGAGCGTCGTCAAAAGCGTATAACCAGCACAGAAGATGCATTAGTAGAACTAAATGGTAAGCTCAACAAACGTAACTTAATTACGAAGGAAGCCTGTGAAAAAGCAGTAGATAATATTTTTAAAGGGCAGCCTGAAATGCGTAGGCTGTTTAATGTAACAATTAAACTAAATCAACATAATGCTATTGTTATGTCCTGGTCAAAAGATGAAGCTATAATTCCGGAGCTTGAGAAAACCGACGGTATCTTTGTGCTTTTAACCAACCATGACAAAGAGAAGGTTGATGCTAATGAACTGCTTACCCGCTATCGTGGTAGGAACGACATCGAAATCAGTTTTAGGTTTTTGAAGGGTTCTCTTGATTTACAACAAGTATTCCTTCGCAATCCTGAAAGAGTAGATGCCTATTGCTTTTTAAAAGTATTGGCTATGCTTGTGCTTAATTTAGCAGCCTGGCTGTTAGCTAAAAATGGCAAAAAGATGTCTCCCCAAAAATTACAGAGAGAACTTGGCGACCTAACTATCTCAGAACAAAGGTTGCAGCCTATTGGTATACGCCATTGGAATGGGACGAATATTCCTAACACTATTGATGTATTGGTTAATCTGTTTAACTTACCACATCCACTTGAATTAATAGAGGTTATTAATTCAGCAATCAATTTTTCTTATCATATTGAGAAATGGTTTAAGGATAATTTTAAAGAATAA
- a CDS encoding DUF6345 domain-containing protein has protein sequence MKKILISVLVLLISVYSPVGVALAYEYSVLAVGDYEDQYLPNLMFGDANYFDDYLEDELDWETTQYEVEPNPDGTGDDYNPTDRTAIGVSLGDFKDGDNIPQANQSDLLYFMGHGYSDHMVLDDDEVYASDIGSSYDPDTYSSNSAWNMDLEWIILGCCSVANRDDEDGVEWAKTLLGTPCRAHGIYGYMDSSPGTGSDELVAERFFSNACTGDEQSIWSSWINANEDTNNTNWGIIVHKDNRLDHLWGQGDVGSDTEGEPDIYQYQYGDPSEEIFRAVNSNSVTNHVYDLEKSNSVTNNLSCLASYTVKPEELDEDSIVNMFFDDQGELTKRQDSIRNVLLVGSAGSKDEDSDEEDSVINMVHDSKGKQTINNDNNGNILVQESTDSKDEDSNEDSVIDMVYNSEGKLINNKDNNGNLLVQGLAGSRLEINKTSGAVLYSTEFSEGTIDFGTDEAIDKAEQFIQSHGGKPSDAIVSKIRPLEKTFIDVSNDTTGKTETIGYQVEYKRTLNGMMVDGYNGDSIRLRIDKDGVSNYYRLWRDIQGNDDGNIKSNDTERKNIISSEQALDSAKENANKIYTISEEINPTDPELVYFSKSFIHDQQIVEPAWRVKIGDNAYVYVNAYTGEVEEY, from the coding sequence ATGAAAAAGATATTGATTTCTGTATTAGTGCTCCTAATTTCAGTTTATTCCCCGGTAGGCGTAGCCTTGGCTTACGAGTACTCGGTTTTAGCCGTTGGGGATTATGAGGATCAGTATCTCCCAAATTTGATGTTCGGAGATGCCAACTATTTTGATGATTATTTAGAAGATGAGTTAGATTGGGAAACGACACAATATGAGGTTGAACCTAATCCTGATGGTACAGGCGATGATTATAATCCGACTGACAGAACTGCCATTGGGGTTTCTCTAGGCGATTTTAAAGATGGCGATAATATTCCACAAGCAAACCAAAGTGATTTGCTTTACTTCATGGGACATGGTTATTCGGACCACATGGTTTTAGATGATGATGAGGTATATGCTAGTGATATCGGCAGCTCTTATGACCCCGATACATACAGCTCCAATTCCGCATGGAATATGGATTTGGAATGGATAATATTGGGTTGCTGCAGTGTTGCCAACAGAGATGATGAAGATGGAGTAGAATGGGCTAAAACATTATTGGGTACACCTTGTAGGGCACATGGTATCTATGGTTATATGGATTCATCACCTGGGACTGGGTCTGATGAGCTTGTTGCCGAAAGATTTTTTTCTAATGCTTGTACTGGTGATGAACAATCTATTTGGAGCTCTTGGATAAACGCTAATGAAGATACTAATAATACCAATTGGGGTATAATTGTGCATAAAGACAACAGGCTTGATCATCTATGGGGTCAAGGTGATGTCGGATCAGATACCGAAGGTGAACCAGATATTTACCAGTATCAATACGGTGATCCTTCCGAGGAAATATTTAGGGCGGTAAACAGCAACTCAGTAACAAATCATGTATATGATTTAGAAAAAAGCAACTCAGTAACAAATAATTTATCTTGTTTAGCTAGTTATACTGTAAAACCAGAAGAACTTGACGAAGATTCAATTGTTAACATGTTTTTTGATGATCAAGGGGAACTTACAAAAAGGCAAGATAGTATTAGAAATGTTTTGTTGGTCGGGTCGGCGGGCTCTAAAGACGAAGATTCAGACGAAGAGGATTCGGTTATAAACATGGTTCATGATAGCAAAGGGAAACAGACAATAAATAATGATAATAATGGCAATATTTTGGTTCAAGAGTCCACGGATTCTAAAGATGAAGATTCAAACGAAGATTCGGTTATTGACATGGTTTATAATAGCGAAGGGAAACTGATAAATAATAAAGATAATAACGGCAACCTTTTGGTTCAAGGTCTGGCGGGTTCTAGACTGGAAATAAATAAGACATCGGGAGCCGTATTATATTCAACAGAGTTTTCGGAAGGGACAATCGATTTTGGGACTGACGAGGCCATTGATAAAGCCGAACAATTTATTCAATCACATGGAGGAAAGCCATCTGACGCTATTGTTTCCAAGATACGGCCCTTGGAGAAAACATTTATTGATGTGTCCAACGATACCACCGGCAAAACAGAAACAATAGGTTATCAGGTTGAATACAAACGCACACTGAATGGTATGATGGTTGATGGATACAATGGCGACAGCATAAGGCTGAGAATAGACAAAGATGGTGTATCTAATTATTATAGATTGTGGAGAGATATACAAGGTAATGATGACGGAAACATAAAAAGTAACGATACTGAAAGAAAGAATATAATTTCATCTGAACAGGCTTTAGATAGTGCAAAGGAGAACGCTAATAAAATATACACAATCAGCGAGGAGATTAATCCCACAGATCCAGAATTAGTCTACTTCAGTAAATCATTTATACATGACCAGCAGATCGTGGAACCGGCATGGCGTGTCAAAATAGGCGATAATGCTTATGTATACGTTAATGCGTACACCGGCGAGGTCGAAGAGTATTAA
- a CDS encoding nucleotidyl transferase AbiEii/AbiGii toxin family protein has translation MIKQEAFTEDWINHKANELKNISKYIDPILLEKVTKALYLIECLTKSKMSFIFKGGTAVILLLKIARRFSIDIDIIVEKSVNIEQYLKSVIENNKVFNRFEKDERNKQVDLPVVHYKLFYYSIKDGKENYILLDVLFEENPYMEIIDTNLDCNLIDTVEPIIKINTPSIDCILGDKLTAFAPNTIGIPYGVDKELEIIKQLYDISGLFDVCSNLNVVRETFIKVAQNQINYRGLQNVTFIDVLNDIFETSMIITCRGTMEPDKFKELDTGVRKMRGYSLEINSFIIEEAVKCAAKAAYLSMLLKCSKDRIERFDSRIDLKGYFVNNKLVNSVKKYRPEGFYYWYKAIELRESMEGMLEVAATLGE, from the coding sequence TTGATAAAACAAGAGGCTTTTACAGAGGATTGGATTAATCACAAAGCTAATGAACTTAAAAATATTAGTAAGTATATCGATCCTATTTTATTGGAAAAGGTAACAAAAGCGTTGTACCTAATAGAATGTTTAACTAAAAGCAAAATGTCTTTTATCTTTAAAGGTGGAACAGCAGTTATTTTGTTACTAAAAATAGCAAGACGATTCTCTATTGATATAGATATCATAGTTGAGAAGAGCGTCAATATTGAACAATATCTAAAAAGTGTTATTGAGAATAATAAAGTCTTTAATCGGTTTGAAAAGGATGAAAGAAATAAACAGGTAGATCTTCCCGTAGTTCACTATAAGTTGTTTTATTATTCCATTAAGGATGGGAAAGAAAATTACATATTGCTTGATGTGTTATTTGAAGAAAATCCATATATGGAAATAATAGATACTAATTTAGATTGTAATTTGATTGATACAGTTGAACCGATTATTAAAATTAATACACCCAGTATTGATTGTATTTTAGGAGATAAGTTAACTGCATTTGCTCCAAATACAATAGGTATACCATATGGGGTTGATAAGGAACTTGAAATTATAAAACAATTATATGATATTAGCGGATTGTTTGACGTATGTAGCAACCTTAATGTTGTCCGAGAAACTTTTATTAAAGTAGCACAAAATCAGATTAATTATAGAGGATTGCAGAATGTAACATTTATTGATGTTTTGAATGATATTTTTGAAACATCGATGATTATAACCTGCAGGGGAACTATGGAACCAGATAAATTTAAAGAATTAGATACAGGAGTTAGGAAAATGAGAGGATATAGTTTGGAAATTAACTCCTTTATTATTGAAGAAGCAGTTAAATGTGCGGCAAAGGCGGCTTATTTATCAATGTTGCTGAAATGCTCTAAGGATAGAATAGAAAGATTTGATTCCAGAATAGATTTAAAAGGATACTTTGTAAACAATAAGTTAGTAAACTCAGTTAAAAAGTATAGACCGGAGGGTTTTTATTATTGGTATAAAGCGATAGAATTAAGGGAAAGTATGGAAGGCATGTTAGAAGTCGCCGCCACTCTGGGGGAATAA
- a CDS encoding RNA-guided endonuclease TnpB family protein, translating to MERKTNHCVYNINYHIVFCPKYRRKAITGKVEDAVKQIIQEICNTYGYLRALPPTEYLSLPWLKKKYFWGSGLWSRGYYIGTAGNVSTETFANILKPRNIPGGGEIVSKCKNNQSKKSKGIDILVNKFPVYLTPEQTSLARTLQREAAKVWNTTCIVHRTIYIKHHCWLDEGAMKAFVKGKYGVHSQSAQAIVETYFECCERTGKLREQGVTDWRYPHRRKRFFTVTWKPLGINYEGKMLTLSNGRGRESLILNLPKRLSGAVIKLVQLVWHRNLYWLHVTVEKPALKKVQGGVTAAIDPGEVHAVAITDGKKSLVVSGRLLRSLSRLRNKVLRRLQKAISKTKKGSKQHNKLLAAKYRFLNNIERRIEHVIHTISAIVSKWCFEHNVNTVYIGNPEGVRKKDCGKKHNQRMSQWTFGELRRMLEYKLKRHGIKLISVDERGTSGTCPACAEYTKQTGRIYKCGNCGFAGPHRDMVGASGILDKSVNGKFTKGRKLPEKVEYARLKVKTA from the coding sequence ATGGAAAGAAAAACAAACCATTGCGTCTACAATATTAACTATCATATCGTGTTTTGCCCAAAGTATCGTCGCAAAGCAATTACGGGTAAAGTAGAGGATGCTGTTAAACAAATAATTCAAGAAATATGCAATACCTACGGATACTTAAGAGCATTACCGCCAACAGAATATTTGTCGCTTCCCTGGCTTAAAAAGAAATACTTCTGGGGCAGCGGGTTATGGAGCAGAGGTTACTATATAGGCACTGCCGGAAACGTCAGCACTGAGACCTTCGCAAATATATTGAAGCCCAGAAATATTCCGGGAGGAGGTGAAATTGTGAGCAAATGTAAAAATAACCAATCAAAGAAGTCAAAAGGCATCGACATTTTGGTGAATAAATTTCCTGTATACCTAACCCCGGAGCAAACTTCCCTGGCCCGTACCCTGCAAAGAGAGGCAGCCAAAGTATGGAACACAACTTGCATTGTTCACCGTACAATCTATATAAAACATCACTGCTGGCTCGACGAAGGTGCCATGAAAGCGTTCGTTAAAGGCAAATACGGTGTTCATTCCCAGTCGGCGCAGGCTATAGTGGAAACTTACTTTGAGTGCTGTGAGCGCACCGGGAAGCTGCGCGAACAAGGGGTTACAGATTGGCGCTATCCCCATCGCAGGAAACGTTTTTTCACTGTAACCTGGAAGCCACTTGGTATAAATTACGAAGGAAAGATGCTGACTCTCTCCAACGGACGCGGCAGGGAATCACTTATACTTAACTTACCCAAAAGACTCTCCGGAGCCGTCATTAAGCTGGTTCAACTTGTATGGCACCGTAACCTTTACTGGCTGCATGTAACGGTAGAAAAACCGGCCTTGAAAAAAGTACAGGGCGGCGTTACAGCAGCCATTGACCCCGGTGAGGTACATGCTGTAGCTATCACAGACGGTAAGAAATCTTTGGTAGTGAGCGGCAGATTGCTGCGGTCTCTGAGCCGGCTCAGGAATAAGGTGCTGCGCAGGTTGCAAAAAGCTATTTCTAAAACTAAAAAAGGCTCAAAACAGCACAATAAGCTTTTAGCTGCAAAGTACCGGTTTTTGAACAATATTGAGCGCCGAATTGAGCACGTCATACATACCATTTCAGCTATTGTTTCAAAATGGTGCTTTGAGCATAACGTCAATACCGTCTATATCGGCAATCCAGAAGGCGTGCGCAAGAAGGACTGCGGTAAAAAGCACAACCAGCGGATGAGTCAATGGACTTTCGGTGAATTACGCAGGATGCTGGAGTATAAGTTAAAGCGTCATGGCATTAAGCTGATATCAGTGGATGAACGCGGTACTTCGGGTACTTGTCCAGCTTGTGCAGAGTATACCAAGCAAACAGGTCGCATCTATAAATGCGGCAATTGCGGTTTTGCCGGCCCGCACCGGGATATGGTTGGTGCTTCTGGAATTCTGGATAAATCGGTTAACGGTAAATTCACCAAAGGCCGTAAGTTGCCTGAGAAGGTCGAATATGCACGGCTGAAGGTAAAAACTGCTTAA
- a CDS encoding IS1634 family transposase → MASIIKKKKKNQFYYYLVESARVNGKPRIVRQKYLGRAEDIAKAVEGKSDLENPKYSIVLEFGTVCALYDIAKQLGVIEIIDKYAPKREQGLSVGEYMLLAAINRVVKPVSKFQIGEWYDKTMLYRMLPAPKQSLTSQRFWDNMSLLSDSAIESFENEFTQLIVDKYNLSTDLLIYDATNFFTYIDTLSADKLPQRGHSKEKRSDLKIVGLAMMVTPDFNVPLFYDVYPGNDNDSVEFKAVIEKLKNRYINICGKPGNATLVFDKGNNSLNNMDLVMSGEFAFNVVGSLRLSQNKSLLDIPIQEYESVNSDNFRNVKAYRTTLSVYNREMTVLVVCNPELFAGQMQSIAINIEKCTLKLRVLQKSLLDRVAGVTTKGRKPTVTSVQKNVATILHGEFMSDIFDVQIYEQDGLAHLDFSINIKQFNYVKEHFLGKTVLFTDNHDWPNDKIISTYRSQYHIEDDFRQMKDTTFLGFRPIHHWTDQKIKVHAFYCVLALRLCCLLNRVLHENGLKMSINKMLSRLSDIKQVITVYPKKGNSKKDRECFSLTKISAEEKRLLEVLDIGKYALGG, encoded by the coding sequence ATGGCTTCGATCATTAAAAAGAAGAAAAAAAATCAATTTTATTACTATCTGGTAGAGTCTGCCCGAGTTAACGGTAAGCCAAGAATTGTCCGGCAAAAATATCTTGGACGTGCCGAGGATATTGCCAAGGCTGTTGAAGGCAAATCTGATTTGGAAAATCCCAAGTACAGTATTGTTTTAGAGTTTGGCACCGTGTGTGCTTTGTATGATATTGCCAAGCAGCTCGGTGTTATTGAAATAATTGATAAGTATGCTCCCAAACGCGAACAAGGGTTAAGTGTCGGAGAATATATGCTGCTGGCTGCTATAAACAGGGTCGTTAAACCTGTTAGCAAGTTCCAAATTGGTGAATGGTATGATAAAACAATGCTTTATAGAATGCTGCCTGCTCCAAAACAATCATTAACAAGTCAAAGATTCTGGGATAATATGAGTTTATTATCTGACTCAGCTATTGAGAGTTTTGAAAATGAATTTACGCAACTTATCGTTGATAAATATAATCTTTCTACCGATTTGCTTATTTACGATGCAACCAACTTTTTTACATATATTGATACGTTATCAGCCGATAAGTTACCACAACGGGGCCACAGCAAGGAAAAGAGGTCTGATTTGAAGATTGTCGGTTTAGCAATGATGGTTACTCCCGATTTCAATGTCCCTCTTTTTTATGATGTTTATCCGGGCAATGACAACGACTCTGTTGAGTTTAAGGCAGTTATTGAGAAACTTAAGAACCGCTATATTAATATTTGCGGTAAACCGGGAAATGCAACCCTTGTTTTTGATAAGGGAAACAATTCTCTAAATAATATGGATCTTGTTATGAGCGGTGAATTTGCTTTTAATGTTGTAGGTTCTCTTAGGCTTTCTCAAAATAAATCCTTGCTTGATATTCCAATTCAAGAATACGAGTCGGTTAACAGTGATAATTTTAGAAATGTTAAGGCATACCGGACTACGCTTTCCGTTTATAACCGGGAAATGACAGTTTTAGTGGTTTGCAATCCTGAGTTATTTGCCGGACAGATGCAGAGCATTGCAATTAATATTGAAAAATGTACTCTTAAGTTACGAGTACTGCAGAAATCATTACTTGATCGTGTTGCCGGTGTAACTACAAAAGGGCGTAAGCCCACGGTTACATCTGTACAAAAAAATGTTGCCACTATTCTTCACGGCGAGTTTATGAGTGATATTTTCGATGTTCAGATATATGAACAAGATGGTCTTGCTCATCTTGATTTTTCTATTAATATCAAACAATTTAACTATGTTAAAGAACATTTTCTTGGCAAGACAGTCTTATTTACGGATAATCATGATTGGCCAAATGATAAGATAATCTCCACATACAGATCACAATATCATATAGAAGACGATTTTAGGCAAATGAAAGACACTACATTTTTAGGTTTTCGTCCAATACATCATTGGACTGATCAAAAAATTAAAGTTCATGCTTTCTATTGCGTGCTGGCCTTAAGACTTTGTTGTTTGTTAAACCGCGTTCTGCATGAAAATGGCCTTAAAATGAGTATAAACAAAATGCTGTCAAGATTATCTGATATTAAACAGGTTATTACCGTTTATCCAAAGAAGGGTAATTCAAAAAAGGACAGGGAGTGTTTTTCATTAACGAAAATATCTGCTGAAGAAAAGAGATTATTAGAGGTTTTAGATATAGGGAAGTATGCACTTGGTGGGTAA